CGTGCTCAAAAAACAGGGCGTGTGCGGTATCATTCTTTCGGGCGGACCGGCGAGCGTCCTGTCGAAAGGCTCTCCGCGCCCCGATAAAAAGATATTCGAGCTTGGCGTTCCCGTTCTCGGCATCTGCTACGGTTTGCAGTTGATGGGGCACATGCTCGGCGGGAAAATCGTTTCGAGCAAGCAGCGCGAATACGGGCTGGGCAAGCTTTCGTTCAAGGGCAAGAGCGAGCTTCTCAAAGGGATTGACTCTCCCATTCAGGTTTGGAATTCGCACGGCGACAAAATCGAGAAACTGCCCGAAGGCTTCAAGCCAATCGGTACGACCGAAAATTCCGCATACGCGCTCATCGAAAACAAGGCGCGCCGATTCTACGGAATGCAGTTTCACCCCGAAGTTGCGCACACGCCGCGCGGCATGGACATCATCAAAAACTTCCTCTACGGAATTTGCGGCTGCACGGGCGACTGGACTATGTCGGACTACGTCGAACGCGCCGTCAATAAAATTCGCGAAACCGTCGGCGACAAAAAGGTAATCCTCGGCCTCAGCGGAGGCGTGGACTCATCCGTCGCCGCCGCGCTTATCCACAAGGCGATAGGCGACCAGCTCACTTGCGTGTTCGTCGACAATGGGCTTCTCCGCAAGGACGAACGCAAAAAGGTCGAAGACCTCTTCAAAAACAATTTCAAAATGCGCATGAAAACCGTGCGCGCCGAAAAGCTCTTCCTTGCGAAGCTCGCGGGCGTCAAAGACCCCGAACGCAAGCGCAAGATTATCGGAAAAACTTTCGTCGAAGTGTTCGACAAGTCCGTGAAATCAATCGGGCAGGTCGATTTCCTCGCGCAGGGCACTCTCTACCCCGACGTTATCGAAAGCGTGCCGATTGCCGGCAACCCCGCGTCGCTCATCAAGAGCCACCACAATGTCGGCGGACTGCCGAAACACATGAAGCTCAAACTTCTCGAACCCCTCCGCGAGCTTTTCAAAGACGAAGTGCGCGCGCTCGGCAAAGAGCTTGGGCTTTCAAAGGAAGTTCTTTGGAGACACCCCTTCCCCGGACCGGGTCTCGGCGTGCGCGTGGTGGGCGACATCACGAAAAAACGTTGCGACATTCTCCGCGAGGCAGACGCAATCCTTCTCGAAGAAATGAAAGCGGCGGGGCTTTACTACAACGTCTGGCAGGCGTTTGCGGTGTTCCTCCCCGTCAAGACCGTCGGCGTCATGGGCGACGAGCGCACATACGACAATGTGATAGCCCTCCGCATTGTGGAAAGTCAGGACGCGATGACCGCCGACTGGGCGCACATTCCGCACGAAGTCTTGGCTAAGATTTCCAACCGAATCATAAACGAGGTCAAGGGCGTCAACCGCGTGTGTCTTGATATTTCCTCCAAACCGCCCGCAACAATCGAGTGGGAATAGGGAGATAGTCTTGGCACGCTTGATGCGTGCAAGGAGATTTAGGAGGGCTTGCGAGGTCGGCGTATAAATGCGTTTCGCTTGCGCGGCTTCGGTCATGTACGTGAGTACACTCCCGTCGCCTTGCTGCACAAAGCCGCATTTCTGCGTGCAACCTCGCAAGCCTCGACAGCGCGGCGGTCGCCGCGCGGAAGACTTAGATAAAACGCGATATTTGGGACGTTCATGGCTGTCCGAAATATCGCGTTTTTTGCATATTACATGGTGGTGCTTTTTGCGGAGCTTGCTACGGTTGCGGCGGGTTTTTTTGCTTGGGTGGTATTCCGCGTTCCTATGAGTATATGAAAATCAGAGTGCGCTTAATGCGCACGGAGGAGGACGTGAACGAAAACGAGGAGCATTTCGTTCACGTCGGGGCGCGGCTCGCTCCGCTCCCGCGCGGTGGGGTGGTATTCTATCTGTTTTGTGTGTTGGGAGAGCTGTGTTGAGTTCCTGCGCTGGTGTTTATGTCTATTGCTTCGCTTTCGTTTTGTGGTAAAGATTGCTGTGCTTACGGTGTTTATTTTGCTTTTGTTTTGCGAAGAAATTGAAGCTCGTTTATATTTTTTGCGAGAGGGGAAAATGTTGGTTGCGGAATATGCGGGGGTGAATGCGGTGGGTTTGGTTGTTTCGCTCCCGCCGGTGGTGGGATTCTGCGGCTAAATTTCGAGCCAGAGCGCGAGCGAGATGCGCGGCAGGTGCAGGGTGTTTTTTTCAAGCGGCGAAACGGGGTTTTCAAGTCCGCGCAAGTCGAATCTGTCGATGTCGGCGATTTGTATGAATTTTGTTTGCAAGTCGGCTGGTACTGCGAGCTCGACATCGTTGCACGTCGGGTTGAATGCGGCGAAAATCCGTTTCGATTTCCCCGCGCCGCATGCGTTGAACATTACGCCGCCTGCGGGCGAGTTTCCCGCGCCGAAAAATTCGAGCCACCCCTGCGGCAGTTCTCCGTCTATTCTCAGCGACTTCCCCTCGGGCGACAGTCTGAATTTCAGCAGCGACCTCAGCCATTGGCAGACACCCGCGAAGCGCAGTCCGCGCAGGTAGTCGAGCGCGTTTGCCGCGCCGTCCTTATATGTGTTGCTTTTGCCGTATTTTGTCCGCGCGATGTCGAAGCCCTCCGCGACCATCGGAATCCCGACCGAAAGCAGCGTCAGCGCGTAGGCGAGTTTATAGCGGGCGATATCGTCCGCCGACGGGTTTTCGTGGCTGTCGGTAATGCGGTCCAAAAGGCATTTGTCGTCGTGGCTTTCGAGGTAGTTGACGGTTTGCGCGCAGAATCTGGAAGTGTCGCGGCTGCCGCCGACGAAGTATTTGAAGCCCGCGAAGTCGCCGCGTCCGAGCGCGTACGAGAGCATGAACTCGCGGAAGCCGTCGTTCCACGACGCGAAGCCCGTGTCGCGCAGGGCGGCGGCTATGTGTCCGCGGAAGCTCCACGGTTCGGCTATTAGAATGATGTCGTGTTTGAGCGTTTTCATTTCGCGCTCGATTTCGCGCAGTGTCTCCAAGCCGACGAGTTCGGCGAGGTCGAATCTGAATCCGTCCACGCCGTAGTTTTTCACGAGCTTTTTGAGGCTGTCGAGAATCATTCTTCGCGCCATGGGCGATTCGGAGCGGTAGTCGTTTCCGCAGCCGCTGAAATTCATGAGGTCGCCCGCCATGTTAAGCTCGAAATAGTATTCCTTGTCGGCGCGGACAAGGTAGTTCGGCTCGCCAACATGGTTGTAGACGACGTCGAGAATCACGGCGATTCCCGCGCGGTGGAACGCCTCTACGAGCCGCGCGAAATCTTCGTTTTGCGACGAATTTTCGGGGTCGGTTGCGTACGAGCTTGCGGGGGAGAACCAGTTGACGGGCATGTAGCCCCATTCGTAGTCGGTGCGTTTTGCGGCGGTGAATTCCTGCACGGGTTGAAGCTCGACGCAGTTGACGCCGACTTTCCGCAGGTAGCAGTTTTCGTCGGCGAGCCACTTTGTCAGCCCTTCGAACGTGAGCCGTTCGCCGTCGGAGATGTCCGCCCGCGCCTTTGCAAGCACGTCGCGCAGGTGGATTTCCATTACGGCGAGGTCGTGCCAATGCGGAGGCTTGAACGGGCGGTTGCGGGGCAGGTCGGCGTCGAACTTCACGATTGACGGGCCGTCGGGGAAAAGCATTGCGTTTGCGTAGGGGTCGGCGACGGGTTCGGACGACGAAAACGCGGTTGTCGCGTCGCGGTTTTTGCCGCCGATTCGCCAGAAATACCGCGCCCCCGACAGGTCGCCGTCGGCGGACGCCGTCCAGATTGCGCCGTCGCAGGAGCTTGCGGAGGTCTCGCGGCGGACGCCGTCGAGAGTCCATTCGACCGACGCGTACGCGGCGCGTGGCGCGAAAAGAGAAAAGCTTGTTTTGCCGTCCGCGAAGCGCGCTCCGAGCGGAGCGGGCGAGTAGATGTTTAGCAGGCGTTCGGCGAAATCGACTCCGCCCGACACGCCGAGCTGCGGGAATGAAAGCCTGATTTCGTCGGCGAGCGAGCAGATGCCGTCGAAGTTTATCACGAACACGTGAAGCCCCGTTTTGTCGAGGCTCAGGCGCAGGTTGGAGTTTCCGCGGGCGTCGCGCTCGACGTTCGGAAGGGTCGGGACGGGTTCGAGCCAGCGGCCGTCCGCGCCCGCGAATTTAAAATACGCCGTGCGGCGTTTCATGCCGAGCTTCGCCACGGGAATTTCGAGCTTCCGCCCGAAGCGTCCCGACGACGGCGACATTTTCCAGAGCGGGTTGCCGATTGCATCTCCCCAGTTGTTGAAGTCGCCGCAGACGTAGTAGTCGGCGTCCGAGACTGCGCGGATATTCTTGAAATTGTCGGCGTCGAGCAGGAAGTGCGCAATGCCGTCGGAGATAAAGTAGGAGGCGTATTTTGCGAAGTCGCGCCCCGAAGCGCGGCTTATCGAAAAGTCGGGCAGCCCAGAAGCCCCCGACACCTTTACGTTCGGCACAAAGGGAATGTCGCGGTTGAAGACTACGGCGATTTCGTGCGCGTTTATCCACCATGCCTTGACGATTTTCGTTGTCATCTTTATTCCGAAATGAATCTGATTGAGTTTGGCGTTCGGGCTTTTTTCCGCGCGGGCGCGGCGGATTTTTCTTCGGGCTTTGCCGCCTGTTGCGCCGCCGCCGTTTGCAGGGCGGGCGTTGCGGCGGTTTGCCGCGTTCCGTCGGCGGGTTTCGACATGTCGATTTTAAATGAGGGCTGTTCCCGCGTCTCCGTTTTTTTCGGCTCGTCTGCCGCGGATAAGAGTCTGCGCAGAATGGATTTTTCCGCGGCGGGTTTGGCTTGTTTTTCCGCCTGCTCCTGCGGGGCAGGCTGCCCGCCCTCCGTTTGCGAAGCGGCGGCTTCGCGCGTCTGCTTTTCGGCGTTGCGGACAACCGTTCTTCCGAAGTTTGTATCGACGCTCACGGGCGTAGAATCCTTGAATCTGAAAACAATCTCGTTTTTGCCGACGAAGCCGAGCTTTTCGCGGATAACCCTTTCGGCGAAGGCGTCGTCGTGCACGAGTCTGTAATAATACTCCTCCTTGTACGCCTTTTCGTCGGAGAGTTTTGCGACATTGTAGCGCAGGCGCGACTCGTCGAGCCGGCGTTCGATGTTCTCCTCGCGGACGCCGAGCCACTTGACGTAGAACAGGCAAGCCATTGCCGCCGACGCGAAGAGCAGCAGAAATATTATGGCGTTGTAGATTTTATCCATGCGCTTTCATTTTCGTCAAAATATCGCAGGCGTCCGCGCCGTGTAAAGATTATTACCGAATTTTTTAAAAATATACTCGCAAGAAGCGTCCGAACGTGGGACTATTCTCGAATGGCAAAATCGGGAAGAGCGTTGTGGACGGCGGCGATAAAGGAGGGCAAAAAATCCTCCCCCGCGGGAGCGTCGGAGCGGACGGAGAAATCCGCCGATTCCCGCGCTCGCAAAAAACGCCTCGAAACCGAGCGCAAGCTCCGCGGCAGGCAGATGTGCGGCAGGGTGCTCGGCATAGACCCGAGCCTTCGCGGCACGGGTCTTGCCGTCTTGGAGGCGCGGGAGGACGGCACTTTGGCGTACATCGAATCCCTTACGGTAAAAAACCGCCCGACGCTTTCCATGCCCGAATGCCTTGCGCGGATTTTGGAGGAGACCGACGGAATTATCCGCCGCAACAAGCCCGACTGCGTGGCGATAGAGCAGAGCGTGTACGTGCAGAATTTCAGAACCGCGCTTATTTTAGGCTCGTCGCGCGGCGCGGCGATTGCCGCCGCCGCCGCAAAAAGGCTAGAAGTCTTCGAGTATCCGCCGCTGAGAATCAAGCAGGCGGTAATCGGCTACGGCAGGGCGAGCAAAGAGCAGATTGCGCGTTCGGTGGCGGCTCTCGTCTCGAACGCGCCCGTGCTTCCGTCCGACGAGGCGGATGCGGCGGGCGCGGCGTTAACCCACATATTTACTCATAAAGTCTGATAAAAATCATGAAAAAATCTCTCATAGCAATGGCGGCTGGAATGGGAAGCCGCTTTGGCGGACTCAAACAGGCGGCGAAATTCGGCGCGTCGCAGAAAGTCATTCTCGACTTCGCAATCGAGGACGCGCTTGCGGCGGGCGTAGAAAAGCTCGTGTTCGTAATCCGCTCCGACATCGAAAAGATTTTCCGCGAGGACGTTTCGGGAAAATACGAAAACAAAACCGACGTCCGCTACGTCTTTCAGGACAAATGCGGGCAGCCCCTGCCGCTCGGACGCTCCAAACCGTGGGGCACGGGGCACGCAGTGCTTGCCTGCGCCGACGAAATAGCCGAAAGCTTTTTTGCAATCAACGCCGACGACTATTACGGGGCGTCGTCGTACACCGCGGCGTCCGAATTTCTCGACACCGCAAAGCCCGACACCTGCGCCCTTGCGGGCTTTCTGCTGAAAAACACGCTGTCCGAAAACGGCACGGTCTCGCGCGGGATATGCTCGCACGACGCCGACATGAACCTTTCGGGCGTGCGCGAATTCGGCGGGCTGAAAAAGGTCTCCGACAATCCCCTCAAAATTGCCTCCGCCGACGGAACGGAATTTTGCGGCGACGAATATACGTCGCTGAATTTTTGGGTGTTCCAGCGCAGCTTCATGGACATCTTGGGCAGCGAGTTCGACAAATTCCTGTCGGAAAACTCCAAGAGCGAAAAGGCGGAATTCTACCTGCCCGCCGCCGTCGATACGTCGATAAAAAACGGGAGTCTTTCCGCCAAGATTCTGCCCACGCGCGAACGCTGGCAGGGAATCACATACCGCGAGGACATGCCGCTTGTCGAAAAATTCCTGCGCGAAAACGGCCGCATTTAGGCTTCGCCTCCGAAAGAAAAATCCGATTGAAAACACGATGAAAAAAACAGCGAAATTTCTCTGCGCCCTCGCCCTCGCGTGCGCGTCCGCCGCCGCGTTCGGGGCGGACTTCTCCGCGCAGGTCGCCGCAAGCACGCTCGACCCAAAAATGGAGTGGTGGTTCAATCTGCCCGCCGACTCTGCGCCGAACATCGTCCAGACCGAGCGCGTCTATTTCCATCAGGATTTTTCCGTGTTCGCGTTCTTCGACAAGGCGGCGGTAAAGGACGGCGACTTCGACATTGAATATTCAATCTATTCGGTCTATCCCGACGGCAAACGCGCAAAGGCGGCGGACAACATTCGCTTGAAGGGCAAAAAACTTTCGAAAGACATAATCGTCGCCTCGAACGAATACGTCGGGGTGTGCTTCGACAAAAACTACCGCGAGGGCGTGTACACGTTCGAGATAGAGGCGCGCGACAAAATCGCGGGCGCGGTGTCGAAGTCGTCAACGCAGGTGAGGCTTTCGGAATGGACGCCGACCGCGCCGATGCTCGACGCGGCTTTCGTGAAAAAGTCGATACTTGGCTTCTATCTGAATCCGTCTCCCGACACGCTGTACTCGCTGTTCTTCTCGAAGTCGCTCGACTTGGAGCAGAAGGGCGCGCCCAACGACCTCAACTTCATCAACCTCGGATTCCTCCGCGCGGCGTTCAAGCGCAACTCGTTTTTGCTGCCGCCCATGCGCGAGAATTTCGCGGGCTTCAAGCCGCTCGACCGCGCGAAAATCATATTCCTGTTCGCCGTGCTCGACGAAGCCCGCATAGACTTCAACATTCTCACCCCCGCCGAGCGCGACTATCAGGACGCCATGCGCAAGGCGAAAATTCCCGACCCCTACGCCGAGTGGGATCCCGTAATCGGCGCGGCGCAGATTGACATGCTCTGGGGCGAGTTCTTCGCCGACGGCACATACAAGCCGATTCGCCGCATAATGGATTTGCTCGCGTACGCGGAGGAGGCGAAGTTTACGCAGGCGTGCCTTTCCGCCGGCAAGCGTCCCGAAAGCCGCGCCGACTGGAAAAAGTTCATGTACGGGGCGTATCATTCGGTCGCGCTTCAATCGCTTTTGCGCAATTCGGAACGCTTCCCGCTCGTAAAAAAATACTGCATGTG
The Opitutia bacterium KCR 482 genome window above contains:
- a CDS encoding crossover junction endodeoxyribonuclease RuvC; protein product: MAKSGRALWTAAIKEGKKSSPAGASERTEKSADSRARKKRLETERKLRGRQMCGRVLGIDPSLRGTGLAVLEAREDGTLAYIESLTVKNRPTLSMPECLARILEETDGIIRRNKPDCVAIEQSVYVQNFRTALILGSSRGAAIAAAAAKRLEVFEYPPLRIKQAVIGYGRASKEQIARSVAALVSNAPVLPSDEADAAGAALTHIFTHKV
- a CDS encoding alpha-amylase family glycosyl hydrolase, producing the protein MTTKIVKAWWINAHEIAVVFNRDIPFVPNVKVSGASGLPDFSISRASGRDFAKYASYFISDGIAHFLLDADNFKNIRAVSDADYYVCGDFNNWGDAIGNPLWKMSPSSGRFGRKLEIPVAKLGMKRRTAYFKFAGADGRWLEPVPTLPNVERDARGNSNLRLSLDKTGLHVFVINFDGICSLADEIRLSFPQLGVSGGVDFAERLLNIYSPAPLGARFADGKTSFSLFAPRAAYASVEWTLDGVRRETSASSCDGAIWTASADGDLSGARYFWRIGGKNRDATTAFSSSEPVADPYANAMLFPDGPSIVKFDADLPRNRPFKPPHWHDLAVMEIHLRDVLAKARADISDGERLTFEGLTKWLADENCYLRKVGVNCVELQPVQEFTAAKRTDYEWGYMPVNWFSPASSYATDPENSSQNEDFARLVEAFHRAGIAVILDVVYNHVGEPNYLVRADKEYYFELNMAGDLMNFSGCGNDYRSESPMARRMILDSLKKLVKNYGVDGFRFDLAELVGLETLREIEREMKTLKHDIILIAEPWSFRGHIAAALRDTGFASWNDGFREFMLSYALGRGDFAGFKYFVGGSRDTSRFCAQTVNYLESHDDKCLLDRITDSHENPSADDIARYKLAYALTLLSVGIPMVAEGFDIARTKYGKSNTYKDGAANALDYLRGLRFAGVCQWLRSLLKFRLSPEGKSLRIDGELPQGWLEFFGAGNSPAGGVMFNACGAGKSKRIFAAFNPTCNDVELAVPADLQTKFIQIADIDRFDLRGLENPVSPLEKNTLHLPRISLALWLEI
- the guaA gene encoding glutamine-hydrolyzing GMP synthase, translating into MNQKIAVLDFGSQYTQVIARRIRECSVYSEIMPFNTKADVLKKQGVCGIILSGGPASVLSKGSPRPDKKIFELGVPVLGICYGLQLMGHMLGGKIVSSKQREYGLGKLSFKGKSELLKGIDSPIQVWNSHGDKIEKLPEGFKPIGTTENSAYALIENKARRFYGMQFHPEVAHTPRGMDIIKNFLYGICGCTGDWTMSDYVERAVNKIRETVGDKKVILGLSGGVDSSVAAALIHKAIGDQLTCVFVDNGLLRKDERKKVEDLFKNNFKMRMKTVRAEKLFLAKLAGVKDPERKRKIIGKTFVEVFDKSVKSIGQVDFLAQGTLYPDVIESVPIAGNPASLIKSHHNVGGLPKHMKLKLLEPLRELFKDEVRALGKELGLSKEVLWRHPFPGPGLGVRVVGDITKKRCDILREADAILLEEMKAAGLYYNVWQAFAVFLPVKTVGVMGDERTYDNVIALRIVESQDAMTADWAHIPHEVLAKISNRIINEVKGVNRVCLDISSKPPATIEWE
- a CDS encoding sugar phosphate nucleotidyltransferase; translation: MKKSLIAMAAGMGSRFGGLKQAAKFGASQKVILDFAIEDALAAGVEKLVFVIRSDIEKIFREDVSGKYENKTDVRYVFQDKCGQPLPLGRSKPWGTGHAVLACADEIAESFFAINADDYYGASSYTAASEFLDTAKPDTCALAGFLLKNTLSENGTVSRGICSHDADMNLSGVREFGGLKKVSDNPLKIASADGTEFCGDEYTSLNFWVFQRSFMDILGSEFDKFLSENSKSEKAEFYLPAAVDTSIKNGSLSAKILPTRERWQGITYREDMPLVEKFLRENGRI